The Chthoniobacterales bacterium nucleotide sequence CGAGGGGCGGGATGATAAAAAGCCAGCGCCATTGGCCGGGCGCTATGACAAGGATGCCGAGCGATATTCCGTTCAGGATGGCAGGGGAGATTTTCGAACTCACCACCTGTCCGAGTTGAATCATGAAACCGAAAATTCCGGCGAACGTTCCGCGTTCCGTGCGGCGGAACCATGCGGCGTTGATCTTGATCATGCCCGGGGCGCCGAACGACTGGAACCATCCGTTGACCAGCCACACGACGGCGATCGCGGCGAACGCCGGGTCGATCACGTCGCTGCGAAAGACGAACCTCGCGGCTGCGGCGAGTGCGCCGCCGATGACCAGCAGAGGCGCCAGGCCCATGAGGAGATTGACGGCGATAGTCCCGAAAGCGCCGATTTTCATCGACCGTTTGCCACCCATGCGGTCGGTAAGCAGCCCGTTGACGAGTTGCCCGGTCCCGTAGGTCAGCGACCAGATGGCGAGCATGTCCGCGATCTGGGTTGTGGTGAACCCGAACTCCTCCTGCATCCCCGGGGTCGCAAAACGGAAGTTGTAGCGGCACATGTAATAAGCCGCATACATCAGGCCGAGCGACGACCAGTTCAGGCCCCGTCTGGCACGGAATCCGCGCGGATAATCGGTGCGAATGTCGCGGAGGGACATGACGGCGCCAGCCTTGCGGGATGGCGCGGTGCGGTCAATCCCCAAGGACTTGTCCTGCATCCACGGTCCGGCAAGCACACGTCCAGTAGGTCGTGCCGAATTCCGCGAGAGCATCCGCGGCGAGTTGTGCCGCGCCGCGGGGGTCGCGGAGAATCGCGAACATGCACGATCCCGATCCGGACATGCCTGCTGCAGCGACGAGCGAGTGCTCGAGCAGCCAAAGTTTCATCGCGGCCAGCGTGATAAACTTGGCGAAGACCGGGCGTTCCAAGTCGTTGAAGATCTCGATCCCGTCGTGAAGTTGCGGCGCGACCCATTCCTCGGGGACCTTGTTCGCGGACTGCCATTGACCGTAGGCCCAAGCCGTCTCCACGGGGAAGGGCGGCTTGATCAGCAAAAGGTCGAGCGCGGTGTGCAGAGGGCGTGGTTCGAGGATTTCGCCGCGACCCCGCGCCATGGCGGCGATTCCGCGGATGAAGAACGCGACATCCGACCCGATTTGCGAGGCCAGCTTTTCCAGCGCTGCCGTGTCGAGCGGACGTCCCGCCGCATCGTTCAGCGCCAAAAGCACCGCGGCAGCGTCGCTGCTCCCGCCTCCGAGGCCTGCCCCGTGCGGTGTGTTTTTGCGCAACTCGATCGCCGCGCCGCCCGCGTGGCCGGTCTGGCGGAAGAAAAGATCGGCCGCCCGCCAGGCGAGGTTGCCTGCCCCGTTGTCCAGCTGCGGGTCGCTGCAAACGAGCTTGATGCCCGGCTTGTCATCCGGCTCAACGCGCAGCTCGTCGGCAAGCGACAGGGGAGCCATCCAAGTCTCGATGTCGTGGAACCCCGTGGTTTCGTTGCGGCCGAGCACGCGCAGGTTGAGGTTGATTTTGGCGGGCGCAAGGATTTGCATTGCGACGCATGATCCACGGATCCTCCTCGCACGGCCAAGCGGAAATCATCGTCGCGCTTGACGAGCCTTCGTTCGACGATGCCTTGAAATTGATGGACCGGCTCGAGGGTCGCGCCCGATTCTACAAGGTCGGCCTGCAGCTTTTCACCGCGGCGGGTCCGGCGGCGGTTGAGGCTGTCAAGGCCCGCGGCGCCCGCGTTTTCCTCGACCTGAAACTGCACGACATCCCCAACACCGTCGCCTCGGCGGTGAAGTCTGCGCGCGGACTCGGCGTGGATCTTTGCACCATCCACCTCTCGGGCGGACCCGAGATGGCTGCCGCCGCAACCGAAGCGGCGGGCGATGCTCTCACCATCCTTGGCGTCACTGTGCTGACCAGCTCCAACATCGAAACGCTCGAGGCGTGCGGCGTCCACGGCAGCGTGGGAGAACAAGTGATGCGGCTCGCCAAGATGGGGTATTCCGCCGGCGTGCGCGGATTTGTCGCCAGCGCACTCGAATTGCCGCTTTTGCGCGCGGAACTCGGCGAAGATCCGCTGCTGGTCATTCCCGGTGTGCGCCCCGCAGGCGCGGACGCCGGCGATCAAAAGCGCACAGCCACTCCCGCCGACGTCGTGCGCGGGGGCGCTACGCATTTGGTGATCGGGCGCCCGATTTCGCGCGCGGATGATCCGAGGGGGGCTTTTGACCGGATTACATTGGAGATGGCCGGTTGACATTGTATCGAACTAAACTAAGCTGGACTAATGAAGGTGTTGAACATACACCAAGCCAAGACGCATTTGTCTCGCTTGATTGAGGAGGCAGTGAAAGGCGAGACGGTGGTGGTGGCCAAAGCGGGAAAGCCGATGATCCAACTTGTGCCCGTGGCTGCGTCCGGTGGTGATCGGCCGCTCGGCCTTCTTGCTTCACAGTCCAAGGAGTCTGCTGATTGCTGGGCGCCAGACAAAGAAGTGGAGCGGTGGTTCTACGGCGACGAGAAGACGGAAGCCCCGCGGGTAGCGGAGTGAATGGGTGAGGATCTTGCTCGACTCCCACGCCCTGCTCTGGGCTTTGATTGCGCCGGACAAATTATCCGCGGCCGCCGCGCGCGAGATTCGTTCCGCAGCCAACAACGTGTGGTTCAGTCCGGCCTCGGTCTGGGAACTGGAGATCAAGCGCGCGCAGGGGAAACTGGAGTTGCCGGACAACTGGCTTGAAGCGGTTGAGCGTGCACGTTTTGTCGAACTTCCGATCCGCGGCAGTCATGGCATGCTGGCTGGGCGCCTGCCGTGGCACCATCGCGACCCATTCGATCGAATGTTGATCGCGCAGGCCTTGGTGGAGGACCTTCGTTTGGCGACTCGTGATCGTTTGGCCGCGAGCTATGGCGTCAAGGTGCTCGAAGCCTGACGAATTTCAGTCCCGGAAATTGGTGTAGTTAAGCGAAACGCCGAAATCCTTGGCCCGGAGTGCGGCGATGGCCGCTTGGAGATCGTCTCTCTTTTTTCCGGTCACACGGATTTGTTTGTCCTGCAGGGTGGATTGGATTTTCAGCCCGGAAGCTTTGAGGAATTTCGAAATCTCTTTGGCTTTGTCGCCCTCGAGTCCCTGCTTGAAAACGAACAACTGCCGCGCGTGGCCGAGCGGGGAAATGTCGGGATCCTTTTGCTCCACATTGCGCAGATCGATGTTGCGTTTGGCCAATTTGGAGACGGCGATCTCGCGCAGGCCTTTGAGCCGCGAAGCGTCCTCGGCCGTGAGACGGAGGTTTCCGTCCTTCTCGATCTCAAGCTTGGCCTCCGAGCCCTTGAAGTCGAAGCGGTTGGCCAGCTCGCGGCGCGCCTGATCCACGGCGTTGAGGATCTCCTGACGGTCGATTTCGGAAACAATGT carries:
- a CDS encoding type II toxin-antitoxin system prevent-host-death family antitoxin, with product MKVLNIHQAKTHLSRLIEEAVKGETVVVAKAGKPMIQLVPVAASGGDRPLGLLASQSKESADCWAPDKEVERWFYGDEKTEAPRVAE
- the pyrF gene encoding orotidine-5'-phosphate decarboxylase; the encoded protein is MIHGSSSHGQAEIIVALDEPSFDDALKLMDRLEGRARFYKVGLQLFTAAGPAAVEAVKARGARVFLDLKLHDIPNTVASAVKSARGLGVDLCTIHLSGGPEMAAAATEAAGDALTILGVTVLTSSNIETLEACGVHGSVGEQVMRLAKMGYSAGVRGFVASALELPLLRAELGEDPLLVIPGVRPAGADAGDQKRTATPADVVRGGATHLVIGRPISRADDPRGAFDRITLEMAG
- a CDS encoding YajQ family cyclic di-GMP-binding protein: MPTFDIVSEIDRQEILNAVDQARRELANRFDFKGSEAKLEIEKDGNLRLTAEDASRLKGLREIAVSKLAKRNIDLRNVEQKDPDISPLGHARQLFVFKQGLEGDKAKEISKFLKASGLKIQSTLQDKQIRVTGKKRDDLQAAIAALRAKDFGVSLNYTNFRD
- the ispE gene encoding 4-(cytidine 5'-diphospho)-2-C-methyl-D-erythritol kinase; translation: MQILAPAKINLNLRVLGRNETTGFHDIETWMAPLSLADELRVEPDDKPGIKLVCSDPQLDNGAGNLAWRAADLFFRQTGHAGGAAIELRKNTPHGAGLGGGSSDAAAVLLALNDAAGRPLDTAALEKLASQIGSDVAFFIRGIAAMARGRGEILEPRPLHTALDLLLIKPPFPVETAWAYGQWQSANKVPEEWVAPQLHDGIEIFNDLERPVFAKFITLAAMKLWLLEHSLVAAAGMSGSGSCMFAILRDPRGAAQLAADALAEFGTTYWTCACRTVDAGQVLGD
- a CDS encoding type II toxin-antitoxin system VapC family toxin, with amino-acid sequence MRILLDSHALLWALIAPDKLSAAAAREIRSAANNVWFSPASVWELEIKRAQGKLELPDNWLEAVERARFVELPIRGSHGMLAGRLPWHHRDPFDRMLIAQALVEDLRLATRDRLAASYGVKVLEA